The following are encoded together in the Gordonia insulae genome:
- a CDS encoding DUF3558 family protein produces the protein MAGMRPIACATIAIAGFLSCGCSNPIQGSPSAEGMSPSNTQEVRQTDAQGTPLPFHNTFSKRWNSANDGTSYEPCTVGADRLVSLGIDPDSARDAATVDGQTLRGCDWDYFPPKSEFLSIYQIVGNSESLDWYKVQNRIGSNWLPDEVINGRRVGVASDKSGGCLTYVQSGTAGVVTGSGYGLLPSLPEKEICGYALDLTRATIDKIPE, from the coding sequence ATGGCAGGAATGCGCCCGATTGCATGCGCAACAATCGCCATTGCCGGTTTCCTATCGTGCGGCTGCTCTAATCCAATTCAGGGATCCCCGTCGGCGGAGGGTATGTCCCCGAGCAATACGCAGGAAGTCCGACAAACCGACGCTCAAGGGACGCCGCTTCCCTTCCATAACACTTTCTCCAAACGATGGAACTCTGCAAACGACGGCACGTCCTACGAGCCTTGCACTGTCGGCGCAGATCGTCTAGTTTCCTTGGGAATCGATCCCGATTCCGCCCGCGACGCGGCAACTGTGGACGGCCAGACCCTCCGTGGTTGCGATTGGGATTACTTTCCTCCAAAATCAGAATTTCTGAGTATTTACCAAATTGTTGGCAACTCGGAAAGTCTAGATTGGTACAAGGTCCAGAACCGGATCGGTTCAAATTGGCTTCCCGACGAAGTAATCAATGGCAGGCGAGTCGGGGTAGCCAGCGATAAGTCTGGTGGATGCCTCACATATGTGCAGTCCGGAACTGCTGGCGTCGTGACAGGCTCAGGGTACGGCTTGTTGCCAAGCCTGCCCGAGAAGGAAATATGCGGATATGCCCTGGACCTCACCCGCGCAACCATCGACAAAATCCCCGAGTAA
- the rimM gene encoding ribosome maturation factor RimM (Essential for efficient processing of 16S rRNA), giving the protein MDLVIGRVAKSHGVRGEVVVDIRTDDPDTRFAPGTALRGRLPRGGGEKSFMVTAARQHAGRLLLSLDEVSDRSAADALRGTLFLIDSSEVDSGPDPDEFYDHELEGLPVSTVDGTDVGAVSSVLHLPGGEILEVRTPEGREVLVPFVREIVPTVTADGIVIDPPDGLLDPA; this is encoded by the coding sequence ATGGATCTCGTGATAGGTCGTGTGGCCAAATCACACGGGGTCCGCGGCGAGGTCGTCGTCGACATCCGGACCGACGATCCGGACACCCGGTTCGCGCCGGGTACCGCACTGCGTGGGAGATTGCCGCGTGGGGGTGGAGAGAAGTCATTCATGGTGACAGCCGCCCGGCAGCATGCCGGGCGGCTGTTGCTGTCGCTGGACGAGGTATCGGACCGGTCCGCCGCAGACGCGCTGCGCGGCACGCTGTTTCTCATCGACAGCTCCGAGGTGGATTCGGGTCCCGATCCGGACGAGTTCTACGACCATGAGCTCGAAGGCCTGCCCGTCTCGACCGTGGACGGGACAGACGTGGGGGCGGTGTCGTCGGTGCTGCATCTCCCGGGCGGCGAGATCCTCGAGGTCCGCACCCCGGAGGGACGAGAGGTGCTGGTGCCCTTCGTCCGTGAGATCGTGCCGACCGTGACCGCCGACGGCATCGTGATCGATCCGCCCGACGGTCTCCTCGACCCCGCGTGA
- the rpsP gene encoding 30S ribosomal protein S16 has translation MAVKIKLTRLGKIRNPQYRIVVADSRTRRDGRVIETIGKYHPKEEPSLIEVDSERAQYWLGVGAQPTEPVAAILKVTGDWQKFKGLPGAEGSLKLKEPKPSKLDLFNAALAAADSAPAAEATTPKKKAPKKADAEAPAEATADEAPATEGDAKADA, from the coding sequence ATGGCTGTCAAGATCAAGCTCACGCGGCTCGGCAAGATCCGCAACCCGCAGTACCGCATCGTCGTCGCAGATTCTCGGACCCGCCGTGACGGCCGGGTGATCGAGACCATCGGCAAGTACCACCCAAAGGAAGAGCCGAGCCTGATCGAGGTCGACTCCGAGCGTGCGCAGTACTGGCTGGGTGTCGGCGCGCAGCCGACCGAGCCGGTCGCGGCCATCCTCAAGGTCACCGGTGACTGGCAGAAGTTCAAGGGCCTGCCGGGCGCCGAGGGTTCCCTGAAGCTCAAGGAGCCCAAGCCGTCCAAGCTGGACCTCTTCAACGCTGCGCTCGCCGCCGCCGACAGTGCGCCCGCCGCCGAGGCCACCACCCCGAAGAAGAAGGCTCCGAAGAAGGCCGACGCCGAGGCTCCGGCCGAAGCCACCGCCGACGAGGCCCCGGCCACCGAGGGTGACGCCAAGGCGGACGCGTGA
- the rplS gene encoding 50S ribosomal protein L19, protein MNTLDFLDKQSLRDDIPEFAPGDTLDVHVKVIEGSKERVQVFKGVVIRRQGGGIRETFTVRKVSFGVGVERTFPVHSPTISKIDVVTRGDVRRAKLYYLRDLRGKAAKIKEKR, encoded by the coding sequence ATGAACACCCTCGACTTCCTCGACAAGCAGTCGCTGCGCGACGACATCCCCGAATTTGCACCCGGTGACACCCTTGACGTTCACGTCAAGGTCATCGAGGGCTCGAAGGAACGTGTCCAGGTGTTCAAGGGCGTCGTGATCCGTCGCCAGGGCGGCGGCATCCGCGAGACCTTCACCGTCCGCAAGGTGTCCTTCGGCGTCGGCGTGGAGCGTACTTTCCCGGTGCACAGCCCGACCATCTCCAAGATCGACGTCGTGACCCGCGGTGACGTGCGTCGCGCGAAGCTGTACTACCTGCGCGACCTCCGCGGCAAGGCAGCCAAGATCAAGGAAAAGCGCTGA
- a CDS encoding RNA-binding protein: MTAVVADAVEHLVRGIVANPDDVRVEMITGRRGRLVEVHVNPEDLGKVIGRNGRTATALRTLVTGIGGRGMRVDIVDTDR; the protein is encoded by the coding sequence GTGACCGCAGTCGTCGCCGACGCGGTCGAGCATCTCGTCCGCGGGATCGTGGCCAACCCGGACGACGTCCGGGTCGAGATGATCACCGGCCGACGCGGCCGACTGGTCGAGGTCCACGTCAATCCCGAGGATCTCGGCAAGGTGATCGGCCGCAACGGCCGCACCGCGACCGCCCTGCGCACCCTCGTCACCGGCATCGGTGGTCGCGGTATGCGCGTGGACATCGTCGACACCGACCGCTGA
- the lepB gene encoding signal peptidase I codes for MADSHSTGSDSDSDAQSSPADATSPAEDHGWKSDDEHPDERPWRTKDDEPEKRGSLLREAVIIIGCVLLLTWLLQTFVGRQYVIPSESMEQTLHGCAGCTNDRIVIDKLSYRFGDPSPGDVVVFKAPSESWDGAWLSPRSDNAVVHGIQDALSWFGFAPPDENDLVKRVIATGGQTVECKNSDNVGVTVNGKPLDEPYVDKSLQGNDVAAGNELAAAPDGQPNACYGPDFGPIKVPEGNVWVMGDNRANSADSRFHMEDEFHGTVPVSDIRGKVRFIIYPFSRIGGVSSDNPQS; via the coding sequence GTGGCCGACTCTCACTCCACGGGTAGCGATTCCGATTCCGACGCACAGTCGTCGCCCGCCGACGCAACGTCGCCGGCCGAGGACCACGGTTGGAAGTCGGATGACGAACATCCCGACGAGCGCCCCTGGCGCACCAAAGATGATGAACCCGAAAAGCGTGGCTCGCTGCTGCGTGAGGCGGTCATCATCATCGGCTGCGTCCTACTGTTGACCTGGCTGCTGCAGACCTTTGTCGGTCGTCAGTACGTGATCCCCTCCGAGTCGATGGAGCAGACCCTGCATGGCTGTGCGGGCTGCACCAACGATCGGATCGTGATCGACAAGCTCTCGTACCGATTCGGCGATCCCAGTCCCGGTGATGTGGTGGTCTTCAAGGCCCCCAGTGAATCCTGGGACGGCGCCTGGCTCTCGCCGCGGTCGGACAACGCGGTGGTGCACGGCATCCAGGACGCGCTGTCGTGGTTCGGCTTCGCGCCGCCCGACGAGAACGATCTGGTGAAGCGCGTGATCGCCACCGGTGGGCAGACCGTCGAGTGCAAGAACTCCGACAACGTTGGGGTGACGGTCAACGGCAAGCCGCTCGACGAGCCCTACGTCGACAAGTCATTGCAAGGAAACGATGTCGCGGCAGGCAATGAGCTCGCCGCGGCTCCCGACGGTCAGCCCAACGCCTGCTACGGTCCCGACTTCGGTCCGATCAAGGTGCCGGAGGGCAACGTGTGGGTGATGGGTGACAACCGCGCCAATTCGGCCGATTCCCGCTTTCACATGGAAGACGAGTTCCACGGAACCGTTCCGGTGAGCGATATTCGCGGCAAGGTCCGGTTCATCATCTATCCCTTCTCGCGGATCGGTGGTGTGTCCTCGGACAATCCCCAGTCATGA
- a CDS encoding amidohydrolase family protein codes for MDDDVRHYRGRDPFTDDALEFWVVGDTITHEPVASARTVVDGGWIIPGLVDAHNHVGIAPGLGVTIDRARAYAQADARAGTLLIREVGSPLDTHPLDDDPACPRFIRSGKHIARPKRYLRDYGIDLDDPDELSAEVTRQARAGDGWVKIVGDWIDREVGDLAPLWTRGQLDAAVAAAHAEGARITAHVFGADALPDLIAAGVDCIEHGTGLTTDLMDRMVERSIALVPTLIQVENFPGIADGADRFPAYQANMRKLHQNANAVFAAAREAGVRIFAGTDAGGFVEHGRIVDEIDALAAAGFGAAGALHAATVAPREWLGADLLGDGDRADFIVLDDDPRVDLTTLRRPREIVCSGLTIA; via the coding sequence ATGGACGACGACGTCCGGCACTACCGGGGACGCGACCCCTTCACCGACGACGCGCTCGAATTCTGGGTCGTCGGTGACACGATCACGCATGAGCCGGTGGCCTCGGCGCGGACGGTGGTCGACGGCGGCTGGATAATCCCCGGCCTCGTCGACGCGCACAACCACGTCGGGATCGCGCCCGGGCTCGGGGTGACCATCGACCGGGCGCGTGCGTATGCGCAGGCGGATGCGCGGGCCGGCACACTGCTGATCCGCGAGGTCGGCTCGCCGCTGGACACCCACCCGCTCGACGACGACCCCGCCTGCCCACGATTCATCCGGTCCGGTAAACACATCGCGCGCCCCAAGCGGTATCTGCGCGACTACGGGATCGATCTCGACGATCCGGATGAACTCTCCGCCGAGGTGACCCGCCAGGCGCGTGCCGGCGACGGCTGGGTGAAGATCGTCGGCGACTGGATCGACCGTGAGGTGGGCGACCTCGCGCCGTTGTGGACACGCGGTCAGCTCGACGCAGCGGTCGCTGCCGCCCACGCGGAGGGGGCCAGGATCACCGCGCACGTGTTCGGCGCGGATGCGCTGCCGGACCTGATCGCGGCAGGTGTCGACTGCATCGAGCACGGCACCGGCCTGACCACCGACCTCATGGACCGGATGGTCGAACGCTCGATTGCGTTGGTGCCCACGCTGATCCAGGTGGAGAACTTCCCGGGTATCGCGGACGGCGCCGACCGGTTCCCCGCGTACCAGGCCAACATGCGCAAACTGCACCAGAACGCCAACGCGGTGTTCGCGGCCGCGCGGGAGGCCGGGGTGCGAATCTTCGCGGGGACCGATGCCGGCGGTTTCGTCGAGCACGGGCGCATCGTCGACGAGATCGACGCCCTGGCCGCCGCGGGGTTCGGTGCGGCCGGCGCGCTGCACGCGGCCACCGTGGCACCGCGGGAGTGGCTCGGCGCCGACCTGCTCGGTGACGGCGACCGCGCGGACTTCATCGTGCTCGACGACGATCCGCGGGTGGATCTGACGACGCTGCGTCGACCGCGCGAGATCGTTTGCTCAGGGCTAACGATCGCCTGA
- a CDS encoding YbaB/EbfC family nucleoid-associated protein, producing MVDRWSDMLDELSRQRSELTRVGETMARLSARAVSADRLVAVTVDARGRLVDLTIDPRALRRYRAEQLSAQITALTTEADQQIRDKRNQILAAAVQPSPDYADVRVDSAAEAGERGNR from the coding sequence ATGGTGGATCGGTGGTCGGACATGCTCGACGAGCTGTCGCGCCAACGCTCGGAGCTGACCCGGGTCGGCGAGACGATGGCACGCCTCAGCGCCCGCGCCGTCAGCGCCGATCGCCTCGTCGCGGTGACCGTCGACGCCCGCGGGCGGTTGGTGGACCTCACGATCGATCCGCGCGCCCTTCGGCGCTATCGCGCCGAACAACTCTCCGCACAGATCACCGCGCTGACCACCGAGGCCGATCAGCAGATCCGGGACAAGCGGAACCAGATCCTTGCCGCAGCCGTCCAACCTTCACCGGACTATGCCGACGTCCGGGTGGACAGCGCGGCCGAGGCCGGTGAGCGGGGGAATCGATGA
- a CDS encoding ribonuclease HII gives MSRWPPRFPIRRAASLRTFEFALHRNGLGPVAGVDEAGRGACAGPLVVAACVLKPTQLASLAELDDSKRLTEAMRETLYKAVTKYAMSWSAVVIDADEIDRIGIHVANIEGMRRAVAGLDITPGYVLSDGFAVPGLTVPSLPVIGGDGAAACIAAASIIAKVTRDRIMVAMDGDLPGYDFAVHKGYSTARHMACIDRHGPSVQHRMSYRNVASRVTSDPNPTTIGLSNEC, from the coding sequence ATGAGTCGATGGCCGCCGCGGTTCCCGATACGTCGCGCCGCCAGCCTGCGCACCTTCGAGTTCGCTCTGCACCGCAATGGACTCGGGCCGGTTGCCGGCGTCGACGAGGCCGGTCGGGGAGCGTGTGCAGGACCTCTGGTGGTTGCCGCGTGTGTACTCAAACCGACCCAACTGGCGTCGCTGGCCGAGCTCGATGACTCCAAGCGGCTCACCGAAGCGATGCGCGAGACGCTCTACAAAGCGGTGACCAAGTACGCGATGAGTTGGAGTGCCGTGGTCATCGATGCGGACGAGATCGACCGGATCGGCATCCACGTCGCGAACATCGAAGGCATGCGTCGTGCCGTCGCCGGCCTCGACATCACCCCCGGGTACGTCCTCTCGGACGGGTTCGCCGTCCCGGGGCTGACCGTTCCGTCCCTCCCGGTGATCGGTGGTGACGGTGCCGCCGCCTGCATCGCCGCGGCCAGCATCATCGCGAAGGTCACCCGAGATCGCATCATGGTGGCGATGGACGGTGACCTGCCGGGTTACGATTTCGCAGTTCACAAGGGGTACAGCACGGCCCGCCACATGGCCTGCATCGATCGGCACGGGCCGTCGGTGCAGCACCGGATGTCCTACCGGAACGTCGCGTCCCGCGTGACCTCCGACCCCAACCCGACCACGATAGGCTTGTCGAATGAGTGCTGA
- a CDS encoding [protein-PII] uridylyltransferase, translated as MPFLNQSHGPASDDSGAGPRPSRLDPETPVAATDLVATRRQLLESGKSGKLDAAGLRQVLVDLHEFWLTSKGAELGIRPDSGFAIVAVGGLGRGELLPFSDLDLILLHDDMPPDRISEVADGLWYPLWDANIPLDHSVRTVPQALQVAGEDVSAALGLLEARHIAGDEDLSTLLIGGVRQQWRTEIRDRFPEVVAHAQDRWRRAGDIAHRAEPDLKNGRGGLRDVQLLGALAIAQLTDGMASLRPDSPGAGPQVAYGRLLDIRTELHRIAGRPREQVRAQDADEIGAALRIGDRFDLARVISDSARTVSYSIDVGLRTAGNALPRRGLAKLRRSPIRRPLDEGVVEHNGEIVLARNAIPSKDPGLILRVASASARTGLPISASTLSRLADYAPELREPWPAEALSDLLVLLGSGHHMVDPIEALDRTGLWGRLLPEWGAVRDLPPRDAIHTWTVDRHLVETAAHAGSMTTRVSRPDLLVLGALIHDLGKGRGADHSIVGAELAIQVGNRFGLWPQDVSLLSEMVRHHLLLPTVATRRDLDDPATAELVAQTLGHNRVLLELLATLAEADSLATGPGVWGEWKASLINDLVRRALRLIDGGELARPEPLSPEQIALAESGAFSVAITPTDGPHTFRVTMVAPDRPGLLSKMAGVLALNGLRSHSATVQCHADSAVNSFVVVPLFGSPPEAGLMRQQLMAAVEGKIDVLARLDAREAESPIPTIGSISTAPGAVAGTGASAGSTDPAVDGAGHPKNAVPALFAVAPPRVIWVDLESHAAADDAGEAGDVLMELRTDDRIGLLSRVSAVIERHGALVRWAKVATLGGTVVDTFCLQMADDTPAARTALADDVIAVCPPPQPRADPDGDGPQASGGTSRSGVPIS; from the coding sequence GTGCCCTTTCTCAACCAATCACACGGCCCCGCGTCTGATGATTCAGGCGCGGGGCCGCGTCCTTCACGTCTGGACCCCGAAACGCCTGTGGCCGCAACCGATCTCGTCGCAACACGCCGACAGCTCCTGGAATCCGGGAAGAGTGGCAAGCTCGACGCCGCCGGACTCCGGCAGGTGCTCGTCGACCTCCACGAGTTCTGGCTGACCAGTAAGGGAGCCGAACTCGGCATCCGCCCGGACAGCGGGTTCGCGATCGTCGCGGTCGGCGGACTCGGCCGCGGCGAACTCCTGCCCTTCTCGGATCTCGATCTCATCCTGTTGCACGACGACATGCCGCCCGATCGGATCTCCGAGGTGGCCGACGGACTCTGGTACCCATTGTGGGACGCCAATATTCCGCTCGATCACAGTGTGCGGACCGTGCCGCAGGCCTTGCAGGTGGCCGGTGAGGACGTCAGTGCGGCACTGGGATTGCTCGAGGCGCGCCACATCGCCGGCGACGAGGACCTGTCCACGTTGCTGATCGGCGGTGTCCGCCAACAGTGGCGCACCGAGATCCGGGATCGGTTCCCGGAGGTGGTCGCCCATGCTCAGGACCGCTGGCGTCGCGCCGGGGACATCGCCCATCGCGCCGAGCCCGATCTGAAGAACGGTCGGGGCGGCCTGCGCGACGTGCAGCTGCTCGGGGCGTTGGCCATCGCCCAACTGACCGACGGCATGGCGAGTCTGCGGCCGGATTCCCCCGGGGCGGGGCCGCAGGTCGCCTATGGCCGGCTGCTCGACATCCGCACCGAACTGCACCGGATCGCCGGGCGGCCCCGCGAACAGGTCCGCGCGCAGGATGCCGATGAGATCGGCGCCGCACTGCGGATCGGTGACCGGTTCGACCTCGCGCGGGTGATCAGCGATTCGGCCCGTACGGTCAGCTATTCCATCGATGTGGGTCTGCGGACCGCGGGCAATGCCTTGCCGCGCCGTGGCCTGGCCAAGTTGCGCCGCTCGCCGATCCGCCGTCCCCTCGACGAGGGCGTCGTCGAGCACAACGGCGAGATCGTCCTGGCGCGCAACGCCATTCCGAGCAAGGACCCCGGCCTCATCCTGCGGGTCGCGTCCGCGTCGGCGCGCACCGGCCTGCCGATCAGTGCGTCCACGCTGAGCCGCCTCGCCGACTATGCACCCGAGCTGCGGGAGCCGTGGCCGGCCGAGGCGCTCAGCGACCTACTGGTGTTGCTCGGTTCCGGGCACCACATGGTCGATCCGATCGAGGCCCTCGATCGCACCGGCCTCTGGGGTCGGCTGCTGCCCGAGTGGGGAGCGGTCCGCGACCTCCCGCCGCGCGATGCGATCCACACGTGGACGGTGGATCGGCATCTGGTGGAGACCGCCGCCCACGCCGGATCGATGACCACACGGGTCTCGCGGCCCGACCTGCTGGTCCTCGGCGCCCTGATCCACGACCTGGGCAAGGGGCGCGGGGCCGACCACAGCATCGTCGGCGCCGAGCTGGCGATCCAGGTCGGCAACCGGTTCGGATTGTGGCCGCAGGACGTGTCGCTGCTGTCGGAGATGGTGCGACACCATCTGCTGCTGCCGACCGTCGCGACACGACGCGACCTCGACGACCCGGCGACGGCCGAACTCGTCGCGCAGACACTGGGCCACAACCGGGTGCTGCTCGAGCTGCTGGCCACCCTGGCCGAGGCGGATTCACTGGCCACCGGACCCGGAGTGTGGGGTGAGTGGAAGGCCTCGCTCATCAACGATCTGGTGCGCCGCGCCCTGCGGCTGATCGACGGTGGCGAACTCGCCCGGCCCGAACCGCTGTCGCCCGAGCAGATCGCGCTCGCGGAATCGGGTGCGTTCTCGGTCGCGATCACGCCCACCGACGGCCCGCACACCTTCCGGGTGACCATGGTCGCGCCGGACCGGCCGGGGCTGTTGTCGAAGATGGCCGGCGTCCTCGCTCTCAACGGGCTCAGGTCTCATTCGGCGACCGTGCAGTGCCACGCGGACAGCGCGGTGAACAGCTTCGTCGTCGTCCCGCTCTTCGGTAGCCCGCCGGAGGCCGGTCTGATGCGTCAGCAGCTCATGGCGGCGGTCGAGGGCAAGATCGACGTGCTGGCCCGGCTCGATGCTCGTGAGGCCGAATCGCCGATCCCGACCATCGGCTCCATCTCGACGGCGCCCGGCGCGGTGGCCGGGACCGGGGCGTCGGCGGGCAGTACCGACCCGGCCGTCGACGGTGCGGGCCATCCGAAGAACGCCGTACCGGCACTGTTCGCGGTCGCTCCGCCGCGGGTGATCTGGGTCGACCTGGAATCGCACGCCGCGGCCGACGATGCGGGCGAGGCCGGGGACGTCCTGATGGAATTGCGCACCGACGACCGGATCGGGCTGCTGAGCCGGGTCAGCGCGGTGATCGAACGTCATGGCGCGTTGGTCCGATGGGCCAAGGTCGCCACGCTGGGAGGCACTGTCGTGGACACCTTCTGCCTGCAGATGGCCGACGACACCCCGGCAGCACGCACCGCCCTCGCCGACGACGTCATCGCCGTCTGCCCGCCGCCGCAGCCACGGGCCGACCCCGACGGTGACGGTCCGCAGGCGTCGGGTGGGACGTCGCGCTCCGGGGTACCCATCAGCTGA
- the ffh gene encoding signal recognition particle protein, with translation MFDSLSDRLAGALKDLRGKGRLSDADIDRTCREIRLALLEADVSLPVVRGFIAKIKERAKGAEVSGALNPAQQVVKIVNDELVGILGGETRRITYAKNPPTVIMLAGLQGAGKTTLAGKLGHWLKKQGHTPLLVACDLQRPGAVSQLQIVGERAEVKVFAPHPGTSIGGEGELGVTSGDPVAVARAGVAEATAHHHDVVVIDTAGRLGIDQELMRQASDIREATDPDEVLFVVDAMIGQDAVSTAEAFQDGVGFTGVVLTKLDGDARGGAALSVREVTGRPIMFASSGEKLDDFDVFHPDRMASRILGMGDVLSLIEQAEQHWDAEQAEAAAAKITQGELTLEDFLEQMLMIRKMGPIGNILGMLPGAGQMKDALSQVDDKQLDRVQAIIRGMTPAERDNPKIINASRRLRIANGSGVTVSEVNQLVDRFFDARKMMSQMSGRMGMGGGRKSNRKKGKGKKGKNRGPTPPKAARAGLPGMPGMPGMPAGFPDLSNMPAGLNEIPPGLEGIDVSQFQPKKK, from the coding sequence ATGTTCGATTCGCTTTCCGATCGGTTGGCCGGTGCCCTCAAGGATCTGCGCGGCAAGGGCCGGTTGTCCGACGCCGACATCGACCGCACGTGTCGTGAGATCCGGCTCGCCCTCCTCGAGGCCGACGTCTCGCTCCCGGTGGTGCGCGGTTTCATCGCCAAGATCAAGGAGCGCGCCAAGGGAGCCGAGGTCTCCGGTGCGCTGAACCCCGCCCAACAGGTCGTCAAGATCGTCAACGACGAACTGGTCGGCATCCTGGGTGGCGAGACCCGACGCATCACCTACGCCAAGAACCCGCCGACGGTGATCATGCTGGCCGGCCTGCAGGGTGCCGGTAAGACGACGCTGGCCGGAAAGCTCGGCCACTGGCTGAAGAAGCAGGGGCACACCCCGCTGCTGGTCGCGTGTGACCTGCAGCGTCCGGGCGCCGTGTCCCAGCTGCAGATTGTCGGTGAGCGCGCCGAGGTGAAGGTCTTCGCACCGCATCCCGGCACCAGCATCGGTGGCGAGGGCGAACTCGGCGTCACCTCCGGAGACCCGGTCGCCGTCGCCCGCGCGGGTGTCGCCGAGGCCACCGCGCACCACCACGACGTCGTCGTCATCGACACCGCCGGTCGCCTGGGCATCGATCAGGAGCTGATGCGTCAGGCCTCCGACATCCGCGAGGCCACCGATCCGGACGAGGTCCTGTTCGTCGTCGACGCGATGATCGGCCAGGACGCGGTGTCCACCGCCGAGGCGTTCCAGGACGGAGTCGGATTCACCGGTGTCGTCCTCACCAAGCTCGACGGCGACGCCCGCGGCGGTGCCGCCCTGTCGGTCCGCGAGGTGACCGGACGTCCGATCATGTTCGCGTCGTCGGGGGAGAAGCTTGACGACTTCGACGTCTTCCACCCGGACCGCATGGCCAGCCGAATCCTCGGCATGGGCGACGTCCTCAGCCTCATCGAGCAGGCCGAGCAGCATTGGGACGCCGAGCAGGCCGAAGCGGCCGCCGCCAAGATCACCCAGGGCGAACTCACTCTCGAGGACTTTCTCGAGCAGATGCTGATGATCCGGAAGATGGGGCCGATCGGGAACATCCTCGGGATGCTGCCGGGCGCCGGCCAGATGAAGGACGCTCTGTCGCAGGTCGACGACAAGCAGCTCGATCGTGTGCAGGCCATCATCCGCGGCATGACGCCGGCCGAACGGGACAACCCCAAGATCATCAACGCGTCGCGTCGGCTGCGGATCGCCAACGGTTCCGGCGTGACGGTCAGCGAGGTCAACCAGCTCGTCGACCGCTTCTTCGACGCCCGCAAGATGATGTCGCAGATGTCGGGGCGGATGGGGATGGGCGGCGGACGCAAGTCCAACCGCAAGAAGGGCAAGGGGAAGAAGGGCAAGAACCGCGGGCCGACGCCACCCAAGGCAGCTCGCGCCGGACTTCCCGGCATGCCGGGGATGCCGGGCATGCCCGCGGGATTCCCGGACCTGTCGAACATGCCGGCCGGCCTGAACGAGATCCCCCCGGGCCTCGAGGGGATCGACGTCTCGCAGTTCCAGCCCAAGAAGAAGTGA
- a CDS encoding DUF2469 domain-containing protein, producing the protein MSAEDLEKYETEMELSLYREYKDIVGQFTYVVETERRFYLANAVEMVPRNTDGEIYFELRMSDAWVWDMYRPARFVKQVRVITFKDVNIEELEKPELRLPDEP; encoded by the coding sequence ATGAGTGCTGAGGATCTCGAGAAGTACGAAACCGAGATGGAACTCTCCCTGTACCGCGAGTACAAGGACATCGTCGGTCAGTTCACGTACGTGGTGGAGACCGAACGGCGCTTCTACCTGGCCAACGCGGTGGAGATGGTCCCCCGCAACACCGACGGCGAGATCTACTTCGAACTGCGCATGTCCGACGCCTGGGTCTGGGACATGTACCGACCCGCCCGTTTCGTCAAACAGGTCCGCGTGATCACCTTCAAGGACGTGAACATCGAGGAGCTGGAGAAGCCGGAACTCCGCCTTCCCGACGAACCCTGA
- the trmD gene encoding tRNA (guanosine(37)-N1)-methyltransferase TrmD — MRIDIVSIFPEYLTPMRVALLGKAIDAGKITVDVHDLREWTHDVHRSVDDSPYGGGPGMVMKPDVWGPCLDEVCPDEALLVVPSPAGRPFTQATAQRWSRERHLVFACGRYEGIDQRVFDDAARRVRVEEVSLGDFVLIGGEVAAMAMVEATVRLITGVLGNPRSHQEDSFSDGLLEGPSYTRPVSWRGLDVPPVLLSGDHAKVDAWRREQSLARTRERRPDLLTEDHAAARPGADGTSENSAAR; from the coding sequence ATGCGCATCGACATCGTCTCGATATTTCCGGAGTATCTCACCCCGATGCGGGTTGCCTTGTTGGGTAAGGCAATCGACGCGGGAAAGATCACCGTTGACGTCCACGACCTGCGCGAGTGGACACACGACGTCCACCGCAGCGTGGACGACTCGCCCTACGGCGGCGGGCCCGGGATGGTGATGAAACCCGACGTCTGGGGGCCCTGCCTCGATGAGGTCTGTCCCGACGAGGCGCTGCTGGTGGTGCCGAGTCCCGCCGGTCGCCCGTTCACCCAGGCGACAGCTCAGCGCTGGAGTCGCGAGCGCCACCTGGTGTTCGCCTGCGGCCGTTATGAGGGCATCGATCAGCGGGTCTTCGACGATGCCGCGCGTCGGGTGCGGGTGGAAGAGGTCTCACTCGGCGATTTCGTGCTCATCGGCGGTGAGGTAGCCGCCATGGCCATGGTGGAGGCCACCGTCCGGTTGATCACCGGCGTACTCGGCAATCCGCGGTCACACCAAGAGGATTCGTTCTCCGACGGTCTGCTGGAAGGCCCGAGCTACACGCGCCCGGTGTCCTGGCGCGGGCTCGACGTCCCGCCGGTGCTGCTCAGCGGCGACCACGCCAAGGTCGACGCCTGGCGGCGTGAGCAATCGCTGGCGCGTACCCGCGAGCGTCGCCCCGACCTGTTGACCGAGGACCATGCCGCGGCCCGGCCCGGTGCGGACGGAACGTCGGAGAATTCCGCGGCCCGTTAG